The proteins below are encoded in one region of Deltaproteobacteria bacterium:
- a CDS encoding PspA/IM30 family protein, which translates to MWQRMKRAFRSMFGWMISAAEDPELILEQNIRDLNDQVPKMNESIAMVKANVTLLDKENQKYRNDVAELTSKVKAAIQANRDDIATTYATQLQTVKSALNRNEQQLMAARQAFDKAMQVKQAFMREKDRKTNDAMQALRDARRAKWQSKVADAMESFQVAGIDATHDEMLQKIQERTAVNEARMDMAMSNVDTQGMKIEEEAEKIRANELLKQFKQEMGMEAPASTPEGQKTLGSREGVKS; encoded by the coding sequence ATGTGGCAGCGCATGAAGCGCGCGTTTCGCTCGATGTTCGGCTGGATGATCTCCGCGGCCGAAGATCCCGAGCTGATCCTCGAGCAGAACATCCGCGACCTGAACGACCAGGTCCCGAAGATGAACGAGTCGATCGCCATGGTGAAGGCGAACGTCACGCTGCTCGACAAGGAGAACCAGAAGTACAGGAACGACGTCGCCGAGCTGACCTCCAAGGTGAAGGCCGCCATCCAGGCCAATCGCGACGACATCGCCACCACGTATGCCACGCAGCTCCAGACGGTGAAGTCGGCGCTCAACCGCAACGAGCAGCAGCTGATGGCGGCGCGGCAGGCCTTCGACAAGGCCATGCAGGTGAAGCAGGCCTTCATGCGCGAGAAGGACCGCAAGACCAACGACGCCATGCAGGCGCTCCGCGACGCCCGCCGGGCCAAGTGGCAGAGCAAGGTGGCGGACGCGATGGAGAGCTTCCAGGTCGCTGGCATCGATGCCACGCACGACGAGATGCTGCAGAAGATCCAGGAGCGCACGGCCGTCAACGAAGCGCGCATGGACATGGCGATGTCGAACGTCGACACGCAGGGGATGAAGATCGAGGAGGAGGCGGAGAAGATCCGCGCCAACGAGCTGCTCAAGCAGTTCAAGCAGGAGATGGGGATGGAGGCGCCTGCGTCCACGCCGGAAGGGCAGAAGACGCTGGGCAGCCGCGAGGGCGTGAAGTCGTAA
- a CDS encoding tRNA (guanine-N7)-methyltransferase, whose product MSIGCQEPEEVFPDWARDFGRAAPLELEIGPGRGAFALDHAARHPDIDLVLIETRRSDCELIRARAQKRGLRNVMVLQGDARLLVPRIFPLRSLAALHVQFPDPWWKKRHRKRRMVDVDFAIRMRELLAPGAIVDFRTDVPAYAREGEQTWLEAGFEKLPDERPEVLSTRERRYAIGGQRVFRARFRNPEGNLRPIQTGRTGREWQDIRRK is encoded by the coding sequence ATGTCGATCGGATGCCAGGAACCGGAAGAGGTCTTCCCCGACTGGGCGCGCGACTTCGGCCGCGCGGCGCCCCTGGAGCTGGAGATCGGACCGGGCAGGGGAGCGTTCGCGCTGGACCACGCCGCGCGCCACCCGGACATCGATCTGGTGCTGATCGAAACGCGCCGTTCGGATTGCGAGCTGATCCGCGCGCGGGCGCAGAAGCGCGGGCTGCGGAACGTGATGGTGCTGCAGGGCGATGCCAGGCTGCTTGTGCCGCGCATCTTTCCTCTGCGTTCGCTCGCCGCCTTGCACGTGCAGTTCCCCGACCCTTGGTGGAAGAAACGGCATCGGAAGCGCCGCATGGTCGACGTGGACTTCGCGATCCGGATGCGCGAGCTGCTCGCGCCCGGAGCCATCGTGGACTTCCGCACCGACGTGCCGGCGTACGCGCGGGAAGGCGAGCAGACCTGGCTCGAAGCGGGATTCGAGAAGCTGCCCGACGAGCGTCCCGAAGTACTCTCGACGCGCGAGCGGCGCTATGCCATCGGCGGCCAGCGGGTGTTTCGGGCGCGCTTCCGAAACCCCGAGGGCAATCTCCGCCCGATTCAAACCGGACGGACCGGGCGGGAGTGGCAGGACATCCGGCGCAAGTAG
- a CDS encoding amidohydrolase, translating into MLLAVLLAVDAALQPFVKVEAAALALEHVRIIDGTGAPPREDQTLFIAGGKVVAQAPGGAQRIDLTGRTVMPGLVGMHDHLFYPMGGAIFGEMAYSFPRLYLAAGVTTIRTAGSVEPYTDLEIKKAIDAGKAPGPSIWISGPYLEGQGSFAVQMHALRGPDDARKFVSFWADQGATSFKAYNTLTRAELGAAIEAAHKRGLKVTAHLCSIGFTEAARLGIDDLEHGLLVDTEFFAAKKPDQCPNPREALAELAKMDAGDPRLAQLVAELVKRKVAITSTLAVFDAFTEDGFRRALTPAVLEAVSGDTRARLLQAHISRDPAIWRSAMKLEMAFERAFAEAGGLLMAGCDPTGNGAVLAGYGDWRDVELLVDAGFTPVQALKIHSLNGAIWLGQQDRIGSIAPGKDADLVVVQGDPSKNIAEIEKVEIVFKQGVGYDSQKLFDSVRGVVGMR; encoded by the coding sequence ATGCTGCTCGCCGTATTGCTGGCAGTGGATGCCGCGCTGCAGCCGTTCGTCAAGGTGGAGGCGGCGGCGCTTGCCCTCGAACACGTCCGGATCATCGACGGCACGGGCGCGCCGCCGCGCGAGGATCAGACGCTGTTCATCGCCGGCGGAAAGGTCGTGGCGCAGGCGCCGGGCGGCGCGCAGCGGATCGATCTGACCGGCCGCACGGTCATGCCCGGCCTGGTGGGCATGCACGACCACCTGTTCTATCCGATGGGCGGCGCGATCTTCGGCGAGATGGCGTACAGCTTCCCCCGGCTCTACCTGGCCGCGGGCGTGACCACCATCCGGACCGCGGGGAGCGTCGAGCCGTACACCGATCTCGAGATCAAGAAGGCCATCGACGCCGGCAAGGCGCCGGGACCGTCGATCTGGATCAGCGGTCCCTACCTGGAAGGGCAGGGATCGTTCGCCGTCCAGATGCATGCGCTGCGCGGTCCGGACGACGCGCGAAAGTTCGTGAGCTTCTGGGCGGACCAGGGAGCCACCTCGTTCAAGGCCTACAACACGCTCACCCGCGCAGAGCTGGGCGCCGCCATCGAGGCGGCGCACAAGCGCGGCCTGAAGGTCACCGCGCATCTCTGTTCCATCGGGTTCACGGAAGCGGCCCGCCTCGGAATCGACGACCTGGAGCACGGGCTGCTCGTCGACACCGAGTTCTTTGCGGCCAAGAAGCCGGACCAGTGCCCGAACCCACGCGAGGCGCTGGCGGAGCTGGCGAAGATGGACGCGGGCGATCCGCGTCTCGCGCAGCTCGTCGCGGAGCTGGTGAAGCGGAAGGTCGCCATCACTTCCACACTCGCCGTCTTCGACGCATTCACCGAGGACGGTTTCCGGCGCGCGCTGACGCCGGCGGTACTCGAGGCAGTCTCGGGTGATACCCGCGCGCGCCTGCTGCAAGCGCACATTTCCCGCGATCCGGCGATCTGGCGCTCGGCGATGAAGCTGGAGATGGCGTTCGAGCGAGCGTTCGCCGAGGCCGGCGGCCTCCTGATGGCCGGGTGCGATCCCACCGGAAATGGCGCGGTGCTCGCCGGCTATGGCGACTGGCGGGACGTCGAGTTGCTCGTCGACGCGGGGTTCACGCCGGTCCAGGCGCTGAAGATCCATTCGCTCAACGGGGCGATCTGGCTCGGGCAGCAGGACCGCATCGGATCGATCGCGCCGGGAAAGGACGCCGACCTGGTGGTGGTGCAGGGCGATCCTTCGAAGAACATCGCCGAAATCGAGAAGGTCGAGATCGTCTTCAAGCAAGGCGTCGGATACGATTCGCAGAAGCTGTTCGACTCCGTGCGCGGCGTGGTGGGGATGCGATGA